CGACGCCGTCGAGGTCGAGGCCGACGAGCAGCTCGCGGGTGTCCGCGGCGCCTCGGTCGACCAGGTCGGCGACTACCTGCGCCACATCGGGCGCCTCTCGCTCCTGACCGCCGAGGAAGAGGCGGACATCGCCCGCCGCATCGAGGTCGGTCTGTTCGCCGAGGAGAAGCTCGCCACCGAGGCCGGCATCGACAAGACGCTGCAGCGCGAGCTGCGGTGGCTCGTCCGCGACGGTGAGCGCGCCAAGGAGCGCATGATCACCTCGAACCTCCGACTCGTCGTGAGCATCGCGAAGCGGTACTCGCAGCGCGGTCTGCCGTTCATGGACGTCATCCAGGAGGGCAACCTCGGTCTGGTCCGCGCGGTCGAGAAGTTCGACTTCACGCAGGGCTACAAGTTCTCGACCTACGCCACCTGGTGGATCCGCCAGGCGATCTCGCGTGGTCTCGCCGACAAGGCGCGCACCATCCGCATCCCGGTGCACACCGTCGAGCTCATCAACAAGATCTCGCGCACCGAGCGTGACCTGACCGTCGACCTCGGCCGCGCGCCGATGCCCGACGAGGTCGCCGCCGAGCTCAGCATGAGCACCGAGGAACTCCTCGACCTCAAGGGCCGCTCGCACGAGCCGGTGTCGATCCACACCGTCGTCGGTGACTCCGACGACAGCGAGCTCGGCGACTTCATCGAGGACGAGGACGCCGCGAGCCCGAACGAGCTGACCGAGACGACCCTCCTGCACCGAGACATCCGGTCGATCGTCTCCGAGCTGCCGACCGACGAGGCCAACGTCATCCGCATGCGCTACGGCCTGGACGACGACAAGCCGATGACGCTCGACGAGATCTCGAAGATCGTGCACACCACGCGCCAGGCGGTCAGCCGCGTCGAGTCGCGTGCCAAGCTGCGCCTGTTCGCGAAGGCCGTGAGCCAGGACATGCAGCTGTACCTGACCGACTGAGGTCAGCAGGCTTCGGCCGGCGCGTGAGCGTCGGCACGGGGAACCGGGTCGTCCTGTGGGAAGACGGGCCGGTGGGGTGATGGGACGGCCCGTCCAGGCACTGCCTGGGCGGGCCACTTCGCTGTCCGGGGCGCTGCGGTCCCGCCCTGTCATTGCCTGGGCCGCTAGTCCTCGATCTCGCGGCCGAGCTTCTGGCGCAGGTCCTGCGGGATGAGCTCGATGAGCTGGTCCGGGCGGACCGGCAGGTCGAGCAGGCTGAGCTTCACCCGGCCGGTGCGTCCGTGCCGCTCGGCGTCCAGGCGCACCACGCTGCCGGCGTCCTTCCGCAGTCGGATGTCGATCTGCGCGCCGGTGGCGACCTCGCCCACGACGAGGCCGTCGACCTCGAGGGCCGCGCTCCGGGTCCCCTCGGCGATGTCGAAGCGGTAGCGCTCCCGTGCCGCCAGGACGACGGCGCGGTCGATGCCCGCCATCGGGGCGACCGGCGTCACCACGGAGCCGGAGAGCGCCGGGGAGAGCACGGGGCCGCCGGCCGCGTAGTTGTACGCGGTGGACCCCGCGGGGGTCGCGGCGACGATGGCGTCCGCACGGTAGTACCCGTAGCCGAGCCCGTTCACGCTGAGGTCGGCGGACACCTGCCCGGCTCCCGGCCGTCGCACGATCGTCAGGTCGTTGAACGCCAGGTAGTCCGTCCGCGCCCCACCCCACGACAGCCGGGCCTCGAGTGCGTGGTGCGGTTCGAGCTGGTACTCGCCGGCGGACAACCGGTCGAGGGCGGCCTCGAGCTCGGGCGGCTCGATCTCGACCAGGAAGCCGACGTTGCCGTAGTTCACGCCGAGCACGGGCACCGGACGCTTCGCCACGAGCCGCATCGCACCGAGCATCGTGCCGTCCCCACCGAGCGCGACGACGAGGTCGACCTGGTCGGTGAAGTCGTCGTCGCCGATCACCTCGACGTCGCCGCCGATGCGCTGGGCGTCCGCCCGCCGGGCGACGAGCCGGCCCAGTCCGGAGGCGTTCCACCCCTGCAGGGTCGCGATCGACTCCTGCACGTTCTTGGTGGGGTGGACGACGAGTCCGACGACGGGCTGCTCCATGCCCAGATCGTAACCGTCCGGGCCTGGTCGACGGCAGGTGCGGAGGTCGCGGGCCACCGGGCGAAGAGAGGTCACGCCCACGGCGAACAGGGGCAGCCCTGCGGGGGTCCGCTGGTTAGTCTCGATGTACGTCACCGAGCTCCCACGAGCCCGGCAAGGGAGAGCACATGTTCGAGAGATTCACCGACCGAGCCCGTCGTGTTGTCGTCCTCGCTCAAGAAGAAGCGAAGATGCTCAACCACAACTACATCGGCACCGAGCACATCCTCCTCGGCCTCATCCACGAGGGCGAGGGCGTCGCCGCCAAGGCGCTGGAGTCGCTCGGCATCTCGCTCGATGCCGTCCGCGAGCAGGTCCAGGACATCATCGGGCAGGGCCAGCAGCAGCCGACCGGGCACATCCCGTTCACGCCGCGCGCCAAGAAGGTGCTCGAGCTGTCCCTGCGCGAGGCGCTGCAGCTCGGCCACAACTACATCGGGACCGAGCACATCCTGCTCGGCCTCATCCGCGAGGGCGAGGGCGTCGCCGCCCAGGTCCTCGTCAAGCTCGGTGCGGACCTGAACCGCGTCCGTCAGCAGGTCATCCAGCTCCTGTCCGGGTACCAGGGCAAGGAAGCGGTCGCCGTCGGCGGCGAGCAGCAGCAGAACGCCCAGCAGGGTTCGCAGGTCCTCGACCAGTTCGGTCGGAACCTCACCCAGGCGGCGCGCGACGGCAAGCTCGACCCGGTCATCGGGCGCGAGAAGGAGATGGAGCGGGTCATGCAGATCCTCTCCCGCCGTTCCAAGAACAACCCCGTCCTGATCGGTGAGCCGGGCGTCGGCAAGACCGCGGTCGTCGAGGGCCTCGCCCAGGCGATCGTCAAGGGTGACGTCCCGGAGACGCTGAAGGACAAGCAGCTCTACTCGCTCGACCTCGGGTCGCTCATCGCCGGGTCCCGCTACCGCGGTGACTTCGAGGAGCGCCTCAAGAAGGTCACGAAGGAGATCCGTACCCGCGGCGACATCATCGTCTTCATCGACGAGATCCACACGCTCGTCGGTGCCGGTGCTGCCGAGGGCGCGATCGACGCCGCGTCGATCCTCAAGCCGCTCCTCGCCCGCGGTGAGCTGCAGACGGTCGGTGCGACCACGCTCGACGAGTACCGCAAGCACTTCGAGAAAGACGCCGCACTCGAGCGTCGCTTCCAGCCGGTGCAGGTCAACGAGCCGTCGCTGCCGCACGCGATCAACATCCTCAAGGGCCTCCGCGACAAGTACGAGGCGTTCCACAAGGTGTCCATCACCGACGGCGCGATCGTCGCCGCGGCGAACCTGGCGGACCGCTACGTGCAGGACCGCTTCCTGCCGGACAAGGCCATCGACCTGATCGACGAGGCCGGCGCACGCCTCCGCCTGTCGATCCTGTCGGCGCCGCCGGAGCTCCGCGAGTTCGACGAGAAGATCTCGACGGTCCGCGGACAGAAGGAAGCCGCGATCGAGGAGCAGGACTTCGAGAAGGCCGCGAGCCTGCGCGACGAGGAGAAGAAGCTCCTCGGCGAGCGTCTCCGCCTCGAGAAGCAGTGGCGTGCGGGTGACGTCGCCGCGTCCGGCACCGTCGACGAGGGCATCATCGCCGAGGTCCTGGCGCAGGCCACGGGCATCCCGGTGTTCAAGCTCACGGAGGAGGAGACCTCGCGTCTCGTCTTCATGGAGAAGGCCCTGCACGAGCGCGTCATCGGTCAAGAGGAAGCCATCTCGGCCCTCTCGAAGACGATCCGCCGCACCCGTGCCGGTCTGAAGGACCCGAACCGCCCCTCGGGCTCGTTCATCTTCGCCGGCCCCACGGGCGTCGGGAAGACCGAGCTCGCCAAGGCGCTCGCCGAGTTCCTGTTCGACGACGAGGGCGCGCTGATCTCCCTCGACATGTCGGAGTTCGGTGAGAAGCACACGGTCTCGCGACTGTTCGGTGCCCCTCCCGGGTTCGTCGGCTTCGAGGAGGGCGGCCAGCTCACCGAGAAGGTGCGCCGCAAGCCGTTCTCCGTGGTCCTGTTCGACGAGATCGAGAAGGCCCACCCGGACATCTTCAACTCGCTGCTGCAGGTCCTCGAAGAGGGTCGTCTGACCGATGGTCAGGGCCGCGTGGTCGACTTCAAGAACACCGTCATCATCATGACCACGAACCTCGGTTCGCAGGGCATCGCTGGTGGCCCGGTGGGCTTCCAGGTCGAGGGTGACTCGGCCGTCGGCTACGACCGCATGCGCTCGAAGGTGAACGAGGAGCTCAAGAAGCACTTCAAGCCCGAGTTCCTGAACCGTGTCGACGACACGATCGTGTTCCCGCAGCTCTCGCAGTCCGAGCTGCTGCAGATCGTGGACCTCTTCGTGAAGCGCCTGGCGGACCGCCTGCTGGACCGCGACATGACGGTGGAGCTGACGCTCGCCGCCAAGGAGCAGCTCATCAAGGTCGGCTTCGACCCGGCACTCGGTGCTCGTCCGCTGCGTCGCGCGATGCAGCACGAGGTCGAGGACCAGCTGTCCGAGCACATCCTGCAGGGTGAGCTGAACGCGGGCGACCACGTGAAGGTCGACTTCGTGGACGGGA
The sequence above is drawn from the Curtobacterium sp. MR_MD2014 genome and encodes:
- a CDS encoding ATP-dependent Clp protease ATP-binding subunit, translated to MFERFTDRARRVVVLAQEEAKMLNHNYIGTEHILLGLIHEGEGVAAKALESLGISLDAVREQVQDIIGQGQQQPTGHIPFTPRAKKVLELSLREALQLGHNYIGTEHILLGLIREGEGVAAQVLVKLGADLNRVRQQVIQLLSGYQGKEAVAVGGEQQQNAQQGSQVLDQFGRNLTQAARDGKLDPVIGREKEMERVMQILSRRSKNNPVLIGEPGVGKTAVVEGLAQAIVKGDVPETLKDKQLYSLDLGSLIAGSRYRGDFEERLKKVTKEIRTRGDIIVFIDEIHTLVGAGAAEGAIDAASILKPLLARGELQTVGATTLDEYRKHFEKDAALERRFQPVQVNEPSLPHAINILKGLRDKYEAFHKVSITDGAIVAAANLADRYVQDRFLPDKAIDLIDEAGARLRLSILSAPPELREFDEKISTVRGQKEAAIEEQDFEKAASLRDEEKKLLGERLRLEKQWRAGDVAASGTVDEGIIAEVLAQATGIPVFKLTEEETSRLVFMEKALHERVIGQEEAISALSKTIRRTRAGLKDPNRPSGSFIFAGPTGVGKTELAKALAEFLFDDEGALISLDMSEFGEKHTVSRLFGAPPGFVGFEEGGQLTEKVRRKPFSVVLFDEIEKAHPDIFNSLLQVLEEGRLTDGQGRVVDFKNTVIIMTTNLGSQGIAGGPVGFQVEGDSAVGYDRMRSKVNEELKKHFKPEFLNRVDDTIVFPQLSQSELLQIVDLFVKRLADRLLDRDMTVELTLAAKEQLIKVGFDPALGARPLRRAMQHEVEDQLSEHILQGELNAGDHVKVDFVDGKFDFETGRQPGREEVLAGAPAVESAETPQGEIES
- a CDS encoding sigma-70 family RNA polymerase sigma factor, producing MTIATAAPKTTTTGTTARRSKKAAAAKTAVTAVETTTLDAVEVEADEQLAGVRGASVDQVGDYLRHIGRLSLLTAEEEADIARRIEVGLFAEEKLATEAGIDKTLQRELRWLVRDGERAKERMITSNLRLVVSIAKRYSQRGLPFMDVIQEGNLGLVRAVEKFDFTQGYKFSTYATWWIRQAISRGLADKARTIRIPVHTVELINKISRTERDLTVDLGRAPMPDEVAAELSMSTEELLDLKGRSHEPVSIHTVVGDSDDSELGDFIEDEDAASPNELTETTLLHRDIRSIVSELPTDEANVIRMRYGLDDDKPMTLDEISKIVHTTRQAVSRVESRAKLRLFAKAVSQDMQLYLTD
- a CDS encoding NAD(+)/NADH kinase → MEQPVVGLVVHPTKNVQESIATLQGWNASGLGRLVARRADAQRIGGDVEVIGDDDFTDQVDLVVALGGDGTMLGAMRLVAKRPVPVLGVNYGNVGFLVEIEPPELEAALDRLSAGEYQLEPHHALEARLSWGGARTDYLAFNDLTIVRRPGAGQVSADLSVNGLGYGYYRADAIVAATPAGSTAYNYAAGGPVLSPALSGSVVTPVAPMAGIDRAVVLAARERYRFDIAEGTRSAALEVDGLVVGEVATGAQIDIRLRKDAGSVVRLDAERHGRTGRVKLSLLDLPVRPDQLIELIPQDLRQKLGREIED